The genomic window GCGCTCCCGTCGACGAAGAACCCGGTCAACAGCCGATCGTACAGCGTCACCGGATTCAGGCCGAACAGGAACAGTACCGCGTCGGGCAACTCGCCGTCGACGAGTCCGATCGCCTCGAGGCCGTACCGCAGGGCCGACCGAGCGGCGCCCCAGACGGGGACGAACAGCCCGTACGCGCCGAAGGCACCGACGGTCGCGAGGTGCTTCGATCGCGTGAGCATCGACATCGCGGTCGCGATCCCGGTGAAGATCCAGCCGTAGAGGACGGTCAGCGCGATAAAGGCCAGATACCAGCCCGACGAGAGCGAGCCGAAGGGGTAGACGACGAGCGCGCCGGCGACGGTCAGGGCGGCGACGAGCGTCGTCGCGAACGCGAGCGAGCGGCCGACGAGTTTTCCGAGCACGAGGTCCCGACGGCTGTAGGGCAACGACAACAGCAGCGTCAACTGCCCCGACGTCCGCTCGGTGACGATGGCGCCGTAGCCGAGAAAGACACCGATCAGCGGCAGGAGGTAATCGACGCTCCCGGTCAGGAAGCCGAATCCGACGAACGCCTTCGTCGTGAACGGCTCGCTGCCCAGGACCGGGTACAGGTACCCGCTCAGGACGCAGGCGCCGGCGAGCGCCCACAGCAACCACCGGATCGCTCGGGAGTCGCCGGTCGCCGCATACTCCCGGCGAGCGATCGTCGTCCACGACATCAGCTCGCTCCGCTCGTGTACTCGACGAACATCTCCTCGAGCGACGCCTCCTCGGTCCGGAAGTTCTCGACGTCGACTCCGGACTCGTTGAGCGCGACCAGCACGTCCATCTTGGCGTCGTTCGAACAGGTCACCTCGACCCGGTCGGCCTCCGGGTTCGGCCAGGCGCGCTCGACGCCCGCGAGGGATTCGACCGCCTCGAGGTCGCTCTCGTCGACGCGGTCGACCGTGATCAACAGCTTCGTCGCACCGCCGACCGACCGGCGCAGCCCCTCGATCGTGTCCGTCGCGACGAGTTCGCCGTCGTAGAGGATGCCGACGCGGTCACAGACCGCCTCGACCTGTTCCAAGATGTGACTCGAGAAGAAGACGGTCGCGCCGCGCTCGCGTTCCTCCCGGATGACGGTGCGGATCTGCTTGATCCCGTGCGGGTCGAGACCGCTGGTGGGCTCGTCGAGGACGAGCAGGTCCGGTTCGCCGACCAACGCCATGCCGAGGACGAGCCGCTGAGCCATCCCCTTCGAGTAGCCGCCGGCCCGTTGGTCGGCCGCGTCGCGGATGCCGACCCGATCGAGAACGGCCATCGGTTCGACGTCGGCGTCTTTCGCCTCGATCGCGTACTCGACGTGCTGGCGGCCGGTCAGTCGGTCGTAGACGGTGTACCCGTC from Haloterrigena sp. KLK7 includes these protein-coding regions:
- a CDS encoding ABC transporter permease subunit gives rise to the protein MSWTTIARREYAATGDSRAIRWLLWALAGACVLSGYLYPVLGSEPFTTKAFVGFGFLTGSVDYLLPLIGVFLGYGAIVTERTSGQLTLLLSLPYSRRDLVLGKLVGRSLAFATTLVAALTVAGALVVYPFGSLSSGWYLAFIALTVLYGWIFTGIATAMSMLTRSKHLATVGAFGAYGLFVPVWGAARSALRYGLEAIGLVDGELPDAVLFLFGLNPVTLYDRLLTGFFVDGSAGAYAGSNAWYLSEWLALALFLAWTVVPIAFGYLRFRNTDL